The Bradyrhizobium sp. WBAH42 genome includes a window with the following:
- a CDS encoding flagellar hook-length control protein FliK, translating into MASVQIQSAQQKPARSQAPKDAPASDDFGSLVDSNTQAISNNAPAQDTPRRSEQTSSAPAPERPSRDSSSTDQSSQSKASDDTDPSAPVENDRAEASSDPAKDAGKVKEKSETADAKSADKSDETEGETSDGTEVVIAAVDAAAAAPPDVTQTALPDPGIIVAAPVVPLDPNTAANQAVDAAAAPLAIAAAALAASASTAAQIAGTKTDTATTSDKSAKAAGAEVDADTTTTLGEAAAGTTETTSTDAKAGGGLIAAVSQGTPKTAFKDAATAQAQTDVSNIGQDTGKANLATAQAPAANAAHAQGLKPQADNVATEAKAGPADRAADPAQGTPPAHAGPQATIAPMDTSAQAASAVQAPLTNTTSAATASTATLTATAATHNAAVPVSGIPIEIAAAIRAGKSRFDISLDPAELGRIDVRINVDRAGNVTSHLTVEKPETLQMLRQDAPQLQRALDDAGFKTGSNGLSFSLRDQNSSGQNSGQNNDNGGNARRLIVSEDDSVPAAPIGRGYGRMLGSSSGVDIRV; encoded by the coding sequence GTGGCAAGCGTGCAAATCCAGAGCGCGCAGCAGAAGCCTGCCCGGTCGCAAGCCCCGAAGGACGCGCCGGCAAGCGATGATTTCGGCTCGCTGGTCGACAGCAACACGCAGGCCATCAGCAACAACGCGCCGGCGCAGGACACCCCACGCCGGAGCGAGCAGACCTCGTCCGCCCCGGCGCCCGAGCGGCCTTCGCGCGACAGCTCGTCCACGGACCAGTCGTCGCAGAGCAAGGCGAGCGACGACACCGACCCGTCTGCACCGGTCGAGAATGACAGGGCCGAGGCGTCCAGCGATCCGGCCAAGGACGCCGGCAAGGTCAAGGAAAAATCCGAGACGGCAGACGCCAAATCGGCGGACAAATCCGACGAGACCGAGGGCGAAACGTCCGACGGCACCGAGGTCGTCATAGCCGCGGTCGACGCGGCTGCCGCCGCGCCGCCCGATGTGACGCAGACCGCCCTGCCCGATCCCGGAATCATCGTTGCCGCGCCGGTCGTCCCGCTCGATCCGAACACAGCTGCGAACCAGGCTGTCGATGCCGCCGCCGCGCCGCTGGCGATCGCCGCGGCTGCTCTTGCCGCCAGCGCCTCCACGGCGGCGCAAATCGCCGGCACCAAGACCGACACCGCCACGACGAGCGACAAGAGCGCCAAGGCCGCGGGCGCCGAGGTCGATGCCGACACCACGACGACGCTCGGCGAGGCCGCAGCCGGCACGACCGAGACCACCTCGACCGATGCAAAAGCTGGTGGCGGACTGATCGCCGCCGTCAGCCAGGGCACGCCCAAGACCGCGTTCAAGGACGCCGCCACGGCGCAGGCCCAGACCGACGTCTCGAATATCGGCCAGGATACCGGCAAGGCGAACCTCGCCACGGCGCAGGCACCGGCCGCCAATGCCGCACATGCGCAAGGCCTGAAGCCGCAGGCCGATAACGTCGCGACCGAGGCGAAGGCGGGCCCCGCCGATCGCGCTGCCGATCCGGCCCAGGGCACGCCGCCCGCGCATGCGGGCCCGCAAGCCACGATCGCTCCGATGGATACCAGCGCGCAGGCCGCCTCCGCCGTGCAGGCGCCGCTGACCAATACGACCTCGGCCGCGACAGCATCGACCGCGACGCTCACCGCGACTGCGGCGACCCACAATGCGGCGGTGCCGGTCAGCGGCATCCCGATCGAGATCGCGGCCGCCATTCGCGCCGGCAAGTCGCGGTTCGACATCAGCCTCGACCCGGCCGAGCTCGGCCGCATCGACGTGCGCATCAACGTCGACCGCGCCGGCAACGTCACCTCGCATCTCACCGTGGAGAAGCCGGAGACGCTGCAGATGCTGCGCCAGGACGCGCCGCAATTGCAGCGCGCGCTCGACGATGCCGGCTTCAAGACCGGCAGCAACGGACTGTCCTTCAGCCTGCGCGACCAGAATTCATCGGGCCAGAACTCCGGCCAGAACAACGACAATGGCGGCAATGCCCGCCGCCTGATCGTCAGCGAGGACGACAGCGTTCCCGCAGCGCCCATCGGGCGCGGCTATGGCCGCATGCTCGGATCGAGCAGCGGCGTCGATATCAGAGTGTGA
- the mnmA gene encoding tRNA 2-thiouridine(34) synthase MnmA, translated as MLNSLDLEGRPEDTRVVVAMSGGVDSSTTAALLKAEGYDVVGITLQLYDHGAATHRKGACCAGQDIHDARDVAAKLGIPHYVLDYEDRFRESVIDNFADSYALGETPVPCIECNRSVKFRDLLKTARELGAQALATGHYVASRRRADGSRALVCAADADRDQSYFLFATTQEQLDFLRFPLGDMTKPETRELARRFGLAVADKHDSQDICFVPTGRYTDIITRLRPNAMDPGDIVDLEGRVLGRHHGIANFTVGQRRGLGIASGSPLFVVRLDAATRRVVVGPRDALKMHRISLRDVNWIGDGDIDCAIGAGLEMFVRVRSTRSPQAAWLRGSNGRYEVELVAGEEGVSPGQACVFYDAPSGQARVLGGGFIQSAAAKLGAGTSRPLAEAVRG; from the coding sequence ATGCTCAACAGTCTGGATCTCGAAGGCCGTCCCGAGGACACCAGGGTCGTCGTTGCCATGTCGGGCGGCGTCGATTCCTCGACGACGGCTGCGCTGCTGAAGGCTGAGGGCTACGACGTCGTCGGCATCACGCTGCAGCTCTACGACCATGGCGCGGCCACCCATCGCAAGGGCGCCTGCTGCGCCGGTCAGGACATCCACGACGCCCGCGACGTCGCGGCCAAGCTCGGCATTCCCCATTACGTGCTCGATTACGAGGATCGCTTTCGCGAGTCCGTCATCGACAACTTCGCCGATTCCTACGCGCTCGGCGAGACGCCGGTGCCCTGCATCGAGTGCAACCGCAGCGTCAAATTCCGTGACCTGCTGAAAACCGCCCGCGAGCTCGGCGCCCAGGCGCTCGCCACCGGTCATTACGTCGCCTCGCGCCGTCGGGCCGACGGCTCGCGCGCGCTGGTCTGCGCGGCAGATGCCGACCGCGACCAGAGCTATTTCCTGTTCGCGACGACGCAGGAGCAGCTCGACTTCCTGCGCTTTCCGCTCGGCGACATGACCAAGCCCGAGACGCGCGAGCTCGCGCGCCGCTTCGGGCTTGCGGTCGCGGACAAGCACGACAGCCAGGACATCTGCTTCGTGCCGACCGGCCGCTACACCGACATCATCACGCGCCTGCGCCCCAATGCGATGGACCCCGGCGACATCGTCGATCTCGAGGGCCGCGTGCTCGGCCGGCACCACGGCATCGCCAATTTCACCGTCGGCCAGCGCCGCGGCCTCGGCATCGCCTCCGGCTCGCCGCTGTTCGTGGTGCGGCTGGACGCGGCGACCCGCCGCGTCGTGGTCGGCCCGCGCGATGCGCTGAAGATGCATCGCATCTCCCTGCGCGACGTCAACTGGATCGGCGATGGCGACATCGATTGCGCCATCGGTGCCGGCCTCGAGATGTTCGTGCGCGTACGCTCGACCCGCAGTCCGCAAGCAGCCTGGCTGCGCGGCAGCAATGGCCGCTACGAGGTCGAGCTCGTCGCCGGCGAAGAGGGCGTCTCGCCGGGACAGGCCTGCGTGTTCTACGACGCACCTTCAGGCCAGGCCCGCGTGCTCGGCGGCGGCTTCATCCAGAGCGCCGCGGCCAAGCTCGGTGCGGGCACATCGCGCCCGCTCGCGGAAGCCGTGCGCGGCTGA
- a CDS encoding class I SAM-dependent methyltransferase, whose product MAADISRAGVEKAYGRWAPVYDLVFGKVFDAGRQSTIAEADRIGGRVLDVGVGTGLSLSDYARTTKVCGVDISEPMLRKAQARVRALRLSNVEVLSVMDAKNLAFPDNFFDAVVAQYVITAVPDPEGTLDEFVRVLKSGGELILVNHIGAESGPRKLFELAFAPIARRLGWRPEFPWARLEGWATRHGGVALTERRPMPPMGHFSLIRYRKT is encoded by the coding sequence ATGGCAGCAGACATCTCGCGGGCCGGGGTCGAGAAGGCCTATGGCCGCTGGGCGCCGGTCTATGATCTCGTGTTCGGCAAGGTGTTCGACGCCGGCCGGCAATCGACCATCGCGGAAGCCGATCGCATCGGCGGCCGCGTCCTCGACGTCGGCGTCGGCACGGGTCTTTCGCTGTCCGACTACGCGCGCACCACGAAGGTCTGCGGCGTCGACATCTCCGAGCCGATGCTGCGCAAGGCGCAGGCGCGCGTCCGCGCGCTTCGTCTGTCCAACGTCGAGGTGCTCTCGGTGATGGATGCGAAGAACCTCGCCTTCCCCGACAATTTCTTCGACGCGGTGGTGGCGCAATATGTCATCACCGCCGTGCCCGATCCCGAAGGCACGCTCGACGAGTTCGTGCGCGTGCTCAAGTCGGGCGGCGAGCTGATCCTGGTCAACCACATCGGTGCGGAGAGCGGCCCTCGCAAGCTGTTCGAGCTCGCCTTCGCGCCCATCGCCCGCCGCCTCGGCTGGCGCCCGGAATTCCCGTGGGCCCGCCTCGAGGGCTGGGCCACAAGGCACGGCGGCGTCGCGCTCACCGAGCGCCGGCCCATGCCGCCGATGGGCCATTTCTCGCTGATCCGCTACCGCAAGACCTAA
- a CDS encoding peptide ABC transporter substrate-binding protein — protein MNENEIRNLVAEVKQGTLSRRSFIRTMAAVGMAAPIASQILVWHDVAMADATLPYKPAKAGGGGTLKMLLWQAPTLLNPHFALGTKDQIASRIFFEPLAGWDKEGNLIPCLAAEAPTKANGGLAADGMSVIWKLKRGVTWHDGKPFTADDVVFTWQYAADLATAAYTTGSYKDIKVEKIDDHSVKVIFRAPTPFWADPFVGSVGMILPKHHFGDYVGAKSREAPGNLKPVGTGPYKFVEFKPGDMIRAERNPDYHIKNQPHFDTVEIKGGGDAVSAARAVLQTGEYDFAWNMQVEEEVLKRMEAGGKGKLDIVPSGNVEFIILNTTDPWTELDGERSNVKTKHPTLSDPAVRRAINLLIDRDSIQKFIYGRAAIATASFVNAPKQFKSAKLKYEFDIDKANKILDEAGWTRGADGIREKEGKKLKYVFQTSTNAPRQKTQAIIKQACQKAGIDIEIKAVTASVFFSSDVGNPDTYSKFYADMEMYNTTQPQPDPERLLNQCVSWEIATKDNKWLGRNNSRYSDPEADKAYKAAQNELDPVKRAALLMKVDEIFCEAHVFLPLLSRHVVNAGANNLMIDISGWDTITWNLAAWYRT, from the coding sequence ATGAACGAGAACGAAATTCGCAATCTGGTCGCGGAGGTGAAACAAGGCACGCTGTCGCGGCGCTCGTTCATCAGGACAATGGCCGCGGTCGGAATGGCAGCGCCAATCGCGAGCCAGATCCTGGTCTGGCACGACGTGGCGATGGCCGACGCCACGCTGCCGTACAAGCCAGCCAAGGCCGGCGGCGGCGGCACGCTCAAGATGCTGCTGTGGCAGGCGCCCACTTTGCTCAATCCGCATTTCGCGCTCGGCACCAAGGACCAGATCGCCTCGCGCATCTTCTTCGAGCCGCTCGCCGGCTGGGACAAGGAGGGCAACCTCATCCCCTGCCTCGCCGCCGAGGCTCCGACCAAGGCGAACGGCGGCCTTGCAGCCGACGGCATGAGCGTGATCTGGAAGCTGAAGCGGGGCGTGACCTGGCATGACGGCAAGCCCTTCACCGCCGACGACGTCGTCTTCACCTGGCAATACGCCGCGGATCTCGCCACCGCGGCCTACACCACGGGCTCCTACAAGGACATCAAGGTCGAGAAGATCGACGACCACTCCGTCAAGGTGATCTTCCGGGCGCCGACGCCGTTCTGGGCCGATCCGTTCGTCGGCTCGGTCGGGATGATCCTGCCAAAGCATCATTTCGGCGACTATGTCGGCGCCAAGTCGCGCGAAGCGCCGGGCAATCTGAAGCCGGTCGGCACCGGCCCGTACAAATTCGTCGAGTTCAAGCCGGGCGACATGATCCGCGCCGAACGCAATCCCGACTACCACATCAAGAACCAGCCGCATTTCGACACGGTCGAGATCAAGGGCGGCGGCGACGCGGTGTCTGCGGCGCGCGCCGTGCTGCAGACCGGCGAATACGACTTTGCCTGGAACATGCAGGTGGAGGAGGAGGTCCTCAAGCGCATGGAGGCGGGCGGCAAGGGCAAGCTCGACATCGTGCCGTCCGGCAATGTCGAGTTCATCATCCTCAACACGACGGACCCCTGGACCGAGCTCGACGGCGAGCGTTCGAACGTCAAGACCAAGCACCCGACGCTGTCCGATCCCGCCGTTCGCCGCGCGATCAATCTTCTGATCGACCGCGATTCGATCCAGAAGTTCATCTATGGACGCGCCGCGATCGCGACCGCGAGCTTCGTCAACGCGCCCAAGCAGTTCAAGTCGGCGAAGCTGAAATATGAGTTCGACATCGACAAGGCCAACAAGATCCTCGACGAGGCCGGCTGGACCAGGGGCGCGGACGGCATCCGCGAGAAGGAGGGCAAGAAGCTCAAATACGTGTTCCAGACCTCGACCAATGCCCCGCGCCAGAAGACGCAGGCCATCATCAAGCAGGCGTGCCAGAAGGCCGGCATCGACATCGAGATCAAGGCGGTCACCGCCTCCGTGTTCTTCTCCTCCGATGTCGGCAATCCCGACACGTACTCGAAATTCTATGCCGACATGGAGATGTACAACACGACGCAGCCGCAGCCCGATCCGGAGCGCTTGCTGAACCAGTGCGTGTCCTGGGAGATCGCCACCAAGGACAACAAATGGCTCGGCCGCAACAATTCGCGCTATTCCGATCCCGAAGCCGACAAGGCCTACAAGGCCGCGCAGAACGAGCTCGATCCGGTCAAGCGCGCCGCGCTGCTGATGAAGGTCGACGAGATCTTCTGCGAGGCCCACGTGTTCCTGCCCCTGCTCTCGCGCCACGTCGTCAACGCCGGCGCCAACAATTTGATGATCGATATCTCCGGCTGGGACACCATTACGTGGAACCTGGCGGCGTGGTATCGGACCTGA